One part of the Glycine soja cultivar W05 chromosome 11, ASM419377v2, whole genome shotgun sequence genome encodes these proteins:
- the LOC114373129 gene encoding mitochondrial import receptor subunit TOM9-2-like, which translates to FIPMASRRGGVSLPDKLSNNSSSILTKISRSSIVTRNKEAADDAAFITKKLLRSIGKAAWITGTTFLVLVVPLIVEIDCEQQLNDLELQQANLLGTPAPK; encoded by the coding sequence TTCATTCCAATGGCATCCCGAAGAGGTGGAGTCTCACTCCCAGACAAACTTAGCAACAACTCAAGCTCCATCCTCACGAAGATCTCGCGCTCCTCCATCGTCACCCGCAACAAGGAAGCTGCCGATGATGCCGCATTCATCACCAAGAAACTCCTCCGCAGCATTGGCAAGGCCGCGTGGATCACCGGCACCACCTTCCTCGTCCTTGTTGTTCCTCTCATCGTCGAGATTGACTGCGAGCAGCAGCTCAACGACCTCGAGCTCCAGCAGGCCAACCTCCTCGGCACCCCCGCCCCCAAATAA